From Deltaproteobacteria bacterium:
GCGGTGACAGTTTCCTGGCGGTTTACTTCCTTAAGGGTATCCCGGAATTGGTTTAGTCCTGTCTGTATTACCATCTCTGTTTCCAAACCGGGCTGGCTCCGGATCGTCCGCATCACATAACGCAGTTGATTTTCCACCTTGGCAGCCACCAGACGGCAAGCCAAACGCACTTTAAGATGATGGTCCGCAAAGGCCTGATGCTGCCTGTGCCGACGCTGCACCTTGCCCGCGCCCGCCGCGAAGGCCCCGATATAATGACCGCCATAGGAAAGCCAATGCAGGCCGATTTCATTGGCGGCGCAATAATGAATGGCCTGGGTGCTTACCTGGACATTTCCATGCAGCACCAAGGCCAGTATATTTATCCCTGGCAAAGGTTTTTTGCTGCCGTCTGGTCGGCCTATGACCAGTTGCTCGCCTTCCCGGCCCACGGTAGCCCCTTGCTCCACGATGTGGACTACCCGCCGGTCGTCATCGGGGGGAAAGAGACGCTGGGGTTTGGGTTTTTCGGCCAGGGCAAACCGTTCTTCTTCTGGCAAACAGACGGGGGACAAAGAGCAGGTGCGACAGAGTTTCTCCGGGACCGCGACCGGAGGGCGTTCCAGAGAAGCCTTCAATTCCCTGGCCCGGGCTACCGCGGCCTTGACTTCTTCACCGGCAGTCTGCGGTTGGATGGGAATCTTGACCTTCTGGTTATCGGCGTGATAGTGAATCACTGCCTCTTTGACCTCCTGGCCGGTGTGTTCCGCCAGAAGCAGCGCATAAGCCATAACCTGTAGGCGGTCGCTGGGCCAGGGCGCGCCTTTTTGGGATTTTCCCTTCTTATGTTCCACTACCACCCATCCACTGGACCGGTGTTTCAAACAGTCCAACTTCCCCTTGAGGCCCAAGGTTTCGCTGGCCAGTTCCAGGGTATAGGGCTCCTCGTCCTTTTCCAGCTCCGTATGCAAACGTCGGCCGTCATAGACATTGGCGTCGGCGCGGCGAAGCTCCTCCACCTCTTCCAGATAAAAGAGCCTTTCGCAGTAGGCCAGGGCGTGCAGGGCCATAACGCGGATTAAAGGCTCACCC
This genomic window contains:
- the cas1 gene encoding type I-MYXAN CRISPR-associated endonuclease Cas1, translating into MGKPHDASADSFTSFHAADKTTGEPLIRVMALHALAYCERLFYLEEVEELRRADANVYDGRRLHTELEKDEEPYTLELASETLGLKGKLDCLKHRSSGWVVVEHKKGKSQKGAPWPSDRLQVMAYALLLAEHTGQEVKEAVIHYHADNQKVKIPIQPQTAGEEVKAAVARARELKASLERPPVAVPEKLCRTCSLSPVCLPEEERFALAEKPKPQRLFPPDDDRRVVHIVEQGATVGREGEQLVIGRPDGSKKPLPGINILALVLHGNVQVSTQAIHYCAANEIGLHWLSYGGHYIGAFAAGAGKVQRRHRQHQAFADHHLKVRLACRLVAAKVENQLRYVMRTIRSQPGLETEMVIQTGLNQFRDTLKEVNRQETVTADGPDFDATAVIERIRGYEGLSGRAYFEILPFILKTSAEDFLAFSGRNRRPPKDPVNALLSFGYALLYRDCVGALLAVGLEPALGFFHTPRSPAYPLALDLMELFRLLLWDIPLIGSINRRQWQKSDFEITPGQVWLNTEGRRKAIQLYESRKQEKWKHPVLNYSLSYARTIELEARLLEKEWTGQPGLFARLRLR